One window of Arthrobacter oryzae genomic DNA carries:
- a CDS encoding nucleotide sugar dehydrogenase — MTPNTKLKTHKAALTGAELPPLLEAARKWPENGSPAPELAAGTTEADSLANDAAGQDHTFTFDVAIVGLGYVGLPTALAINASGRRVLGLDVSENRLAIIRSRQADLLDSDKVRLGEALEDPSFMISTDLSLLARAAAVVVCVPTPVDPYLVPDLGILRAACASVVEFAVPGQLLMLTSTTYVGSTRDLLAVPLAAKGLIPGRDVYVAFSPERINPGVDAFSHEDVPRVVGGVTPACGEAAEALLQASTKLVHVVPSADVAEMTKLVENTFRAVNIALANEFADICHELGMEVMDVIDAASTKPYGFMPFTPGPGVGGHCIPCDPHYLLWQLRKARVTAPVIEHAMAGIAGRPHQVVEKARRILSDRNHGIKGARVLLLGVAYKPDVEDLRESPALEIIAAMVADGAVVAYHDPWCPTAPDGQGSALESLADPSDWDADLVILHTRHSEMDIDWLRDAPAVLDTTYRLPAGSNVTRL; from the coding sequence ATGACACCGAACACCAAACTGAAGACCCATAAGGCCGCGCTGACCGGGGCCGAGCTTCCACCGTTGCTGGAGGCTGCCCGGAAGTGGCCGGAAAACGGCTCGCCGGCGCCTGAGCTGGCCGCCGGGACAACTGAAGCTGATTCTTTGGCGAACGACGCAGCCGGCCAGGACCACACGTTCACGTTCGACGTCGCCATCGTCGGACTGGGCTACGTTGGCCTGCCCACCGCGCTTGCCATCAACGCCTCCGGACGGCGCGTCCTGGGACTGGACGTGTCCGAGAACAGGCTCGCCATCATCCGGTCCCGGCAGGCAGACCTGCTGGACTCGGACAAGGTCCGGCTGGGTGAGGCGCTGGAAGATCCCTCGTTCATGATCAGCACGGACCTCTCATTGCTGGCCCGGGCAGCAGCAGTGGTGGTATGCGTCCCCACCCCTGTGGATCCTTACCTGGTGCCCGACCTCGGGATCCTTCGGGCGGCATGCGCCTCCGTGGTCGAATTCGCAGTACCTGGCCAGCTGCTGATGCTGACGTCCACCACCTACGTGGGCTCCACCCGGGACCTGCTGGCAGTGCCGCTGGCCGCCAAGGGTCTGATTCCCGGACGGGATGTGTACGTGGCCTTCTCGCCGGAACGCATCAACCCCGGAGTAGATGCCTTCTCGCATGAGGACGTTCCCCGGGTCGTGGGCGGCGTAACGCCGGCTTGCGGTGAAGCCGCAGAGGCGCTGCTCCAGGCCAGCACCAAGCTGGTGCACGTCGTGCCGTCCGCCGATGTGGCAGAGATGACCAAACTCGTCGAAAACACCTTCCGGGCGGTGAACATCGCCCTGGCCAACGAGTTTGCGGACATCTGCCACGAGCTGGGCATGGAGGTCATGGACGTCATCGATGCTGCCTCGACGAAGCCTTACGGCTTCATGCCCTTCACTCCGGGTCCCGGCGTCGGAGGCCACTGCATTCCCTGCGACCCGCACTACCTGCTGTGGCAGCTGAGGAAAGCCAGGGTTACAGCGCCAGTTATCGAGCACGCCATGGCAGGCATCGCCGGAAGGCCCCACCAGGTAGTGGAAAAGGCCCGCCGCATCCTGTCGGACCGGAACCACGGAATCAAGGGAGCCCGTGTGTTGCTCCTTGGCGTCGCTTACAAACCCGATGTGGAGGACCTCCGCGAGTCGCCGGCCCTGGAAATCATCGCCGCAATGGTGGCCGACGGCGCTGTCGTCGCCTACCACGATCCGTGGTGCCCCACCGCTCCCGACGGCCAGGGAAGTGCCTTGGAGTCTCTGGCGGATCCGTCGGACTGGGACGCCGACCTGGTCATCCTTCACACCAGGCACTCCGAGATGGACATCGACTGGCTGCGCGACGCGCCCGCCGTCCTTGACACCACCTACCGGCTTCCAGCCGGAAGCAACGTCACGCGGTTGTGA
- a CDS encoding LuxR family transcriptional regulator, which yields MIGRKQAVSDITRALAESTGGVLVTGTSGTGKTFLTTHALKQFRDDSLVVALRCSAALSRSPYGALNMLLSDLEPGYLNHPVLVLSGLMRLLRERAHGKTVYLFVDNAGEADELTAVTIAQLARNRAVRLVLTCSDPLRLSAEISGLCDGGFLTRVNLEPLSFREAVSWLEEGLSAKVSHSAVQSLWAASDGNPHYLKMLAMELADSGSLVVRDGVWVLTADHHVHGRAITDLIATRLGRMGEADRRILEILSLAETLPLDTLLTLVDADDVDALEERGVLAVEDSLPRRVRIQSQLVADVVRENVPPGRSSELREMVLLAAAPSLRTPATELPFAVWALDCGASLSQEESLSAARLANRRLDAALALRFARSIPGHEALAAAVTEEVLALMTLGEVDEALDVVRRHRQAAPENAALAEWIGLLLAESSVFLATPDAWQEASGSLAKARKVLYEDTSGPAAGMPAPELRRIREQLTLAEAEAASYAGTYREMAATLAEALDNVEFHSAEFRLQAGSWLCEAWAVTGRQTEAAELAEQLKLQCLRPEIPVAIAQSVISRLRFAYLVAGRWDEAAAALPTEDWLPSSVIYRRFSATEVPEAICACMQGRGRDGLDLLVPGISQLRIQDTDGILPLACAAAAYASALQGERERALGYLAETESGSRRKTWKVSRAEGYFTALARAELEGSRTGIEQLLRMAEDDRGSGNVGHELLCLSSAVRLGEAGAAPRLLASAGDSQGPFAELCGQYARGVISGEADELMAAANLAARIHNDRFALDIAESVLNLDQARIERSLVRQAKHLAETCRRRLRTPQDGTHDRLTLTARELQIAQLAAAGASNKSIAAQLHVSVRTVEGHLYQIYGKLKIEERLELPVALGSTGDD from the coding sequence TTGATCGGTCGAAAGCAGGCGGTCAGTGACATCACCCGGGCCCTGGCGGAGTCCACCGGCGGAGTCCTGGTGACCGGTACGTCGGGCACTGGGAAGACATTCCTGACCACCCACGCGCTGAAACAATTCCGAGACGATTCCCTGGTTGTGGCGCTTCGGTGCAGTGCAGCCCTTTCCCGTTCACCCTACGGCGCACTCAACATGCTGTTGAGCGACCTGGAGCCGGGGTATCTGAACCATCCGGTGCTTGTGCTGTCCGGCCTCATGCGGCTCCTGCGCGAACGGGCCCACGGGAAGACCGTCTACCTCTTTGTCGACAACGCAGGCGAAGCTGATGAGCTGACGGCCGTGACCATCGCACAGCTGGCCCGCAACCGTGCAGTCCGCCTGGTCCTGACGTGTTCCGATCCGCTGCGGCTGTCGGCGGAAATCTCGGGACTGTGCGACGGCGGGTTCCTCACGCGCGTGAACCTCGAGCCGCTGTCCTTCCGCGAGGCCGTCAGCTGGCTCGAAGAGGGCCTCAGCGCCAAGGTTTCGCACTCGGCCGTCCAATCGCTCTGGGCCGCCAGCGACGGCAACCCTCACTACCTCAAGATGCTGGCCATGGAACTTGCCGACTCCGGTTCCCTGGTTGTCCGGGACGGCGTGTGGGTCCTGACGGCGGACCACCATGTCCACGGACGGGCCATCACCGACCTCATCGCCACGCGGCTCGGGCGGATGGGCGAGGCTGACCGGCGGATCCTGGAAATCCTGTCTCTGGCAGAAACGCTGCCTTTGGATACGTTGCTCACGCTCGTGGACGCCGATGACGTTGACGCACTGGAAGAGCGCGGTGTCCTGGCGGTGGAGGACTCCCTGCCCCGCCGCGTCAGGATCCAGAGCCAGTTGGTGGCCGACGTCGTGCGGGAAAACGTGCCGCCGGGCCGGAGCAGCGAACTCCGAGAGATGGTCCTCCTCGCAGCGGCCCCTTCGCTCCGGACGCCTGCCACGGAACTGCCATTCGCGGTCTGGGCCCTTGACTGCGGTGCCTCCCTGTCACAGGAGGAGTCCCTGTCAGCCGCACGCCTTGCCAACAGGCGGCTGGATGCGGCTCTCGCGCTGCGCTTCGCCCGGTCCATCCCCGGCCACGAAGCACTTGCCGCGGCAGTCACAGAGGAAGTGCTGGCGCTGATGACGCTCGGCGAGGTGGATGAGGCATTGGACGTGGTCCGCCGGCATCGTCAGGCGGCGCCGGAGAACGCCGCGCTCGCCGAATGGATCGGTCTGCTGCTGGCCGAAAGTTCGGTGTTCCTGGCCACCCCGGACGCCTGGCAGGAAGCCTCGGGTTCCTTGGCCAAGGCGCGGAAAGTACTTTATGAGGACACCTCCGGTCCGGCGGCCGGAATGCCTGCACCGGAACTCCGGCGCATCCGGGAACAACTGACTCTTGCCGAGGCTGAAGCCGCAAGCTACGCCGGAACCTACCGTGAGATGGCTGCCACCCTCGCAGAGGCCTTGGATAATGTTGAGTTCCACAGCGCGGAGTTCCGGCTCCAGGCAGGCAGCTGGCTGTGTGAAGCGTGGGCAGTGACGGGACGCCAGACGGAAGCCGCCGAGCTCGCCGAGCAATTGAAGCTGCAGTGCTTGCGGCCTGAGATCCCGGTGGCGATCGCGCAGTCGGTGATCTCCCGGCTGCGCTTCGCCTACCTCGTGGCCGGCAGATGGGATGAGGCGGCAGCGGCCCTGCCCACTGAGGACTGGCTCCCGTCATCCGTCATCTACCGGCGGTTTAGCGCGACGGAGGTTCCGGAGGCGATCTGCGCCTGCATGCAGGGGCGTGGACGGGACGGGCTTGACCTGCTTGTTCCGGGGATCAGCCAGTTGCGGATCCAGGACACCGACGGCATCCTGCCCCTCGCCTGCGCTGCGGCTGCCTACGCATCGGCACTGCAGGGCGAGCGCGAACGGGCGCTTGGGTACCTTGCGGAGACGGAGTCCGGTTCCAGGCGGAAAACGTGGAAGGTCTCCCGGGCGGAAGGCTACTTCACGGCACTTGCCCGGGCGGAGCTCGAGGGCTCCCGGACGGGAATTGAACAATTGCTGCGCATGGCGGAGGACGATCGCGGTTCCGGAAACGTCGGGCATGAGCTGCTGTGCCTCAGCTCGGCTGTCCGGCTGGGGGAGGCAGGTGCGGCGCCGCGGCTGTTGGCCAGTGCAGGCGACAGCCAGGGTCCTTTCGCGGAACTGTGCGGGCAATACGCCCGTGGCGTTATTTCAGGCGAAGCCGACGAACTCATGGCGGCTGCGAACCTTGCAGCCAGGATACACAACGACAGGTTTGCCCTGGACATCGCCGAGTCGGTGCTGAACCTCGACCAGGCGCGGATCGAACGGAGCCTTGTCCGGCAGGCCAAGCACCTGGCGGAGACCTGCCGGAGGAGGTTGCGGACCCCGCAGGATGGAACGCACGACCGGCTCACGCTGACGGCCCGCGAACTCCAGATAGCGCAACTCGCCGCCGCCGGCGCGAGCAACAAGAGCATTGCGGCCCAGCTGCACGTTTCGGTGCGGACCGTGGAGGGCCACCTCTACCAGATTTACGGCAAGCTAAAAATCGAAGAGCGCTTGGAGCTTCCGGTGGCCCTTGGAAGTACAGGAGATGACTAG
- a CDS encoding chitinase: MTAINRGSDPGATAETDPAPPGLADGSPVHRATAQRLAQRFTRSGLQLRWPSSPLMTGLTVAVILAVVIFFWAWRSGLATGAAQPTWFAGYVDVTVSPPYDFEEAATDGTRDVVLAFLVASPEDLCVASWGAAYGLDEANSALGLEKRISDLRSRGGSAAVSFGGARNSELATTCRDEAKLRTAYRDVVERYEPAFVDFDLEGADLIDQAGGERRARAVAALQGDRNSSGKELAVWLTLPASPRGLTDAGIAAVEQMLQAGVQLAGVNIMTMNYGASRGSSQSMLEAAKAAADATHDQLGIVYQRAGINLSREQTWKKIGLTPMIGRNDLPGEIFELDAARALKDYAVELEVQRLSMWSLNRDAPCASGEQEEGATFTCSGVDQGTTRFSDLLGSGLPGRMG; the protein is encoded by the coding sequence ATGACAGCCATAAACCGCGGCTCGGATCCGGGCGCCACGGCGGAAACGGACCCTGCCCCACCGGGGCTAGCCGACGGGTCCCCCGTCCATCGCGCGACCGCCCAGCGGTTGGCCCAGCGGTTCACCCGTTCCGGATTGCAGCTGCGCTGGCCTTCGTCGCCCTTGATGACCGGGCTGACCGTGGCCGTCATCCTGGCCGTCGTCATTTTTTTCTGGGCCTGGCGGTCCGGACTGGCCACGGGGGCAGCGCAACCCACCTGGTTTGCCGGCTACGTGGACGTCACTGTTTCTCCGCCCTATGACTTCGAAGAGGCCGCGACGGACGGCACCAGGGATGTGGTGCTGGCATTCCTCGTCGCATCCCCAGAGGACCTCTGCGTGGCCAGCTGGGGCGCAGCCTACGGCCTTGACGAGGCAAACAGCGCCTTGGGCCTGGAGAAGCGGATCTCGGATCTCCGTTCCCGGGGAGGGTCCGCCGCCGTGTCCTTTGGCGGCGCCCGGAACAGTGAACTGGCCACCACGTGCCGGGATGAAGCGAAGCTCCGCACTGCGTACAGGGATGTGGTCGAACGCTATGAGCCGGCATTCGTCGATTTCGATCTTGAGGGCGCTGACCTCATAGACCAGGCCGGCGGCGAGCGCAGGGCACGGGCAGTGGCCGCCTTGCAGGGTGACCGGAATTCTTCCGGAAAAGAGCTCGCTGTCTGGTTAACGCTTCCGGCTTCTCCCCGCGGCCTGACCGACGCCGGCATAGCGGCAGTGGAGCAGATGCTCCAGGCGGGCGTCCAGCTGGCCGGCGTCAACATCATGACCATGAACTACGGGGCCAGCCGCGGGAGTTCCCAAAGCATGCTGGAGGCCGCCAAGGCCGCGGCGGACGCAACGCATGACCAGCTGGGCATCGTGTACCAGCGCGCCGGCATCAACCTCAGCCGCGAACAGACCTGGAAGAAAATCGGGTTAACGCCCATGATCGGCCGCAACGATTTGCCGGGCGAGATCTTCGAACTGGACGCGGCCCGTGCCCTGAAGGACTACGCGGTGGAGTTGGAGGTCCAACGCCTCTCAATGTGGTCGCTCAACCGCGACGCTCCCTGCGCATCCGGTGAGCAGGAGGAAGGCGCCACCTTCACCTGCAGCGGCGTGGACCAGGGAACTACGAGGTTCTCCGATCTCCTGGGATCCGGACTTCCGGGCAGGATGGGCTGA
- a CDS encoding helix-turn-helix transcriptional regulator translates to MSDTTITAERLIGRFGMVASVVDCLLDTNGPGALILGDAGIGKTALTNEVIFELGSRIRTFYVYAGPSLSEVPYAALAPLLTALTPGQTDQPRAVLKALVTELNPEGLRDQSQAVLVVEDAQHLDDSSAAVIAQLAAAEAARVVLLCRPHPSPPPEVLQMWSEGLVDRFELQPLNSEESDELCTRVLGSPLVPSASAVLFRSSGGNPMFLLELIAHAKTRGHLLQRNDTWVLLGEPGAATVRLMDLVRNQIMQLNPQQRQALESVALAEAIPLSVLQRASDSHAVDELKELQFIAISADAARHVRLAQPLIGEVIRQLVPTARSVTIRRRIVNLLDSRPETLDGRLRHVTWALESGATVPDADILEAAQLANRLFIPDYVERVVGAIRDPSLKLAAQVELARAKLYGRDPIGAGLCLEGVVEQATDLRTVRQASMLAAQLAAGKRNGPEAVLRAADAWAEAVSRLEAAEPGFDAKELETSRLGSRLLALEGYQAAGRHVEAEPELQKIWESTDDDESRLLAGTLLAESLALTGRAVSALQIVMVVEDILAASGDRRLEYAEFVMRRYLLALLHAGELDVLDKYLQNHIAQASNSLIYFGGMLHLAAGTADLRRGTIAAALPKLSQAAEVLRLSDAGGDLPDALAATAYAASILNRTETAKAHAEAYDALLPDHRHASLLGQAYTVAALAERIGVPAAVSRLTALADAAASSGFLSYEMEILSLVLRLGDLSVVPRLAATAEGCEGRSAEFLAAYCRALAAKDVNRLVEMSDAAARDGLDLSAAECAAHALRILETRGDKPRQFEAQKLVKQRNAALNKTGGSATEVPPDLHKLTRREQEIAALVQAGASNREIALRLGLSLRTVEGHLYRMFAKLGISHREDLALVAYGARHAGLHGTA, encoded by the coding sequence ATGAGTGACACCACCATCACGGCAGAGCGGCTGATCGGGAGATTCGGCATGGTCGCGTCGGTTGTCGACTGCCTTCTGGACACCAATGGACCCGGGGCGCTGATTCTGGGCGACGCCGGCATTGGCAAGACCGCGCTCACCAACGAAGTCATTTTTGAGCTTGGCAGCCGGATCCGGACGTTTTACGTCTACGCGGGTCCGTCGCTGTCGGAGGTTCCGTACGCAGCCCTGGCGCCCCTGCTGACCGCATTGACACCCGGACAGACCGACCAACCACGGGCCGTGCTCAAGGCGTTGGTCACTGAACTGAATCCGGAGGGACTGAGGGACCAGTCCCAGGCGGTGCTGGTGGTGGAGGACGCCCAGCATCTTGATGACAGCAGCGCAGCAGTCATTGCGCAGTTGGCCGCCGCGGAGGCCGCCCGGGTGGTGCTGCTGTGCAGGCCGCACCCGTCGCCGCCGCCGGAGGTGCTGCAGATGTGGTCCGAAGGCCTGGTGGACCGTTTCGAACTGCAGCCGCTGAACAGCGAGGAATCGGACGAGTTGTGCACGCGGGTGCTCGGCTCCCCGCTGGTGCCCAGCGCCAGCGCCGTCCTGTTCAGGTCATCCGGCGGAAACCCGATGTTCCTGCTGGAACTGATCGCTCATGCCAAGACCCGCGGCCATCTGCTGCAGCGCAATGACACGTGGGTCCTTTTAGGCGAACCGGGGGCAGCCACTGTCCGGCTGATGGACCTGGTCAGGAACCAGATCATGCAGCTGAACCCCCAACAGCGTCAGGCCCTGGAATCAGTGGCGCTGGCCGAGGCCATCCCGCTCAGCGTCCTGCAGCGTGCCAGCGACAGCCACGCCGTCGATGAACTCAAGGAGCTTCAGTTCATCGCGATCTCGGCCGACGCCGCGAGGCATGTCCGCCTGGCCCAGCCTCTGATCGGGGAAGTGATCAGGCAGCTGGTCCCGACAGCACGCAGCGTCACCATCCGACGGCGGATCGTTAACCTTCTGGACTCGAGGCCTGAGACCCTGGACGGCAGGCTCCGGCATGTCACCTGGGCCCTGGAGTCCGGGGCAACGGTCCCTGATGCCGACATCCTTGAGGCCGCCCAGTTGGCGAACCGCCTCTTCATCCCCGACTACGTGGAACGGGTAGTGGGTGCCATCAGGGATCCGTCCCTGAAGCTCGCGGCACAAGTGGAGTTGGCCCGTGCCAAGCTGTATGGCCGCGATCCCATCGGAGCCGGCCTGTGCCTAGAGGGCGTGGTGGAACAAGCCACCGACCTGCGCACGGTCCGGCAGGCGTCGATGCTGGCAGCCCAGCTCGCAGCAGGCAAGCGAAACGGGCCGGAAGCCGTGCTGCGAGCGGCCGATGCGTGGGCAGAGGCTGTCTCCAGACTGGAAGCGGCCGAGCCCGGCTTCGACGCGAAGGAACTGGAGACATCGCGGCTGGGCAGCAGGCTCCTGGCTCTGGAGGGTTACCAGGCTGCAGGCCGCCACGTGGAAGCGGAGCCGGAGCTACAGAAGATCTGGGAGTCCACGGACGACGACGAGTCCCGGCTTCTGGCCGGAACGTTGCTGGCGGAGTCGCTGGCGCTCACGGGACGTGCCGTTTCAGCATTGCAGATAGTGATGGTGGTCGAGGACATCCTTGCCGCCAGTGGGGACCGGCGTCTCGAGTACGCCGAGTTCGTGATGCGGCGCTATCTGCTGGCGTTGCTCCACGCAGGTGAACTCGACGTCCTCGACAAGTACCTGCAGAACCATATTGCCCAGGCGTCGAACTCCCTCATCTACTTTGGCGGGATGCTGCACCTCGCCGCGGGCACCGCGGACCTGCGCCGGGGGACCATCGCGGCCGCCCTCCCGAAACTGAGCCAGGCTGCCGAGGTGCTGCGACTCTCCGACGCCGGCGGCGACCTGCCCGACGCCTTGGCGGCCACCGCATACGCCGCCTCCATCCTCAACCGGACAGAAACGGCCAAAGCGCATGCCGAGGCCTATGACGCACTGCTGCCTGACCACCGCCATGCGTCGCTGCTGGGGCAGGCGTACACTGTTGCGGCGCTCGCTGAACGCATCGGTGTCCCGGCCGCGGTATCCAGGCTCACGGCGCTGGCCGACGCGGCGGCATCCTCCGGATTCCTTAGCTACGAGATGGAGATCCTGTCCCTTGTCCTCCGGTTGGGGGACCTCTCCGTCGTCCCGCGCCTGGCTGCAACCGCGGAGGGCTGTGAGGGACGCAGCGCGGAGTTCCTGGCCGCATACTGCCGTGCCCTCGCTGCCAAGGATGTCAACCGGCTCGTGGAAATGAGCGACGCCGCGGCACGGGACGGTCTGGACCTTTCTGCAGCCGAATGCGCTGCCCATGCCCTGCGGATCCTGGAGACGCGTGGAGACAAGCCACGCCAATTCGAGGCCCAGAAACTGGTCAAACAGCGCAACGCAGCGCTCAACAAAACCGGGGGTTCGGCTACCGAGGTCCCGCCGGACCTCCACAAGCTGACGCGGCGCGAGCAGGAAATTGCCGCCCTTGTCCAGGCCGGGGCCAGCAACCGGGAAATTGCCCTTCGGCTCGGGCTGTCACTCCGGACTGTGGAAGGGCATCTTTACCGGATGTTCGCGAAACTCGGCATTAGTCATCGGGAAGACCTGGCTTTGGTCGCCTACGGCGCCCGCCACGCCGGGCTGCACGGGACAGCCTGA
- a CDS encoding dTDP-glucose 4,6-dehydratase encodes MKTAITGGAGFIGSHLVEHLLAAGDTVTVLDDLSTGRLENLRAVIGHRDFHFVEGSILDREAVDKVVAGADRVFHLAAAVGVNLIVEHPLESLRTNIHGTEVVLDAVLESGATLLLASTSEIYGKNTSDSLSEESDRILGSALKSRWTYAAAKGIDEAFAHAYWRQFGLPVAIVRLFNTVGPRQTGRYGMVVPRLVKQALAGEPLTVYGDGHQTRCFSYVGDIVPAITKISEEKSAYGNAYNLGGSYEISILTLAQRIVELLGSESPITLVPYEQAYAEGYEDMRRRVPNNGKAKDLVGFDPKTTLDQIILNVAADHRPVKAPDPLGWKVTMAAN; translated from the coding sequence GTGAAAACAGCAATCACCGGCGGAGCCGGCTTCATTGGGAGCCATCTCGTGGAGCACCTCCTTGCGGCCGGGGACACCGTCACCGTACTGGATGATCTCTCAACCGGTCGCCTGGAAAACCTGAGGGCTGTCATCGGCCACCGGGATTTCCATTTCGTGGAAGGCAGCATCCTGGACCGCGAGGCCGTGGACAAGGTGGTTGCCGGCGCAGACAGGGTCTTCCACCTGGCGGCCGCCGTCGGCGTAAACCTCATCGTGGAGCACCCACTGGAGAGCCTGCGCACCAACATCCATGGCACGGAAGTGGTCCTGGACGCTGTCCTGGAATCCGGCGCCACGCTGCTCCTCGCGTCCACCAGCGAAATCTATGGGAAAAACACGTCGGACAGCCTCTCGGAGGAGTCCGACCGGATCCTCGGCTCCGCGCTCAAGTCCAGGTGGACCTACGCGGCGGCCAAGGGCATCGACGAGGCATTCGCGCACGCATACTGGCGGCAGTTTGGCCTCCCTGTCGCGATCGTGCGGCTGTTCAATACGGTGGGCCCACGGCAGACGGGCCGTTACGGAATGGTGGTGCCGCGCCTGGTCAAGCAGGCACTCGCAGGAGAACCGTTGACTGTCTACGGCGACGGTCACCAGACACGGTGCTTCTCGTACGTTGGCGACATCGTCCCGGCCATCACCAAAATCTCCGAAGAGAAATCCGCCTACGGCAATGCCTACAACCTGGGCGGCAGCTACGAGATCTCGATCCTGACGCTCGCGCAGCGGATCGTGGAGCTGCTCGGCAGCGAAAGCCCGATCACGCTGGTGCCCTACGAGCAGGCGTATGCCGAGGGATATGAAGACATGCGCCGCCGTGTGCCAAACAACGGTAAGGCGAAGGACCTGGTGGGCTTCGACCCTAAAACAACACTGGACCAGATCATCTTGAACGTGGCGGCCGACCACCGCCCGGTGAAAGCACCCGATCCGCTCGGGTGGAAAGTCACGATGGCGGCCAACTAG
- a CDS encoding S-layer homology domain-containing protein, with product MTLLQRYTAVSEPRHRAERPPGRRKSRWLAASTTVALAASLLGLTAPAANAVGETVVTLTFDDANADQIAAAAKINALGMPGTFFLPSGYMNRPNYMTAAQAKALQDAGNEIGGHSVTHADLAAVGPDELKRQVCSDRVTLAGYGLDIQNFAYPFASANDAAKAAVAACGYNSARGLGDIRSKVAGSETFPFAESLTPGDLYYTGAPDQLDETWTLADLKTLVTQAKANGGGWVQLTFHHVGTGIDPVSGVKDPLTISTDVFNQFADWLAGEETSTANTATPVQVKTVKEVIGGTTKPLVAGPPAPAPRTTGNLIKNPSLETPGLNGSLLPRCWQGGGYGTNTRTFSNVSPGHGGTATAAQQLVVSGYATGDGKLLPQLDTGECAPSAIPGHTYVAKAWYKAVGGVTQFDAHYRTSQGAWVYWTSSPWFAASDTWVQASWESPAVPADATAISIGLNLFANGTLTTDDYELYDKAGVKTFTDIPSTFLFYNEISWMANNLITTGYADGTFKPGQTLDRGMMAAFLYRFAGSPAIPAGPQRFPDVPTTHDFYNEIQWLASQNITRGFADGGYHPYEQVNRDQMAAFMYRMNGSPAVPATAPVFPDVGPGNGFYNEVRWLAAMGITFGFADGTFRPGASINRDQVAAFIYRYNLNFPKGM from the coding sequence ATGACGCTTCTGCAACGCTACACTGCGGTCTCGGAGCCCCGACACAGGGCTGAGCGACCTCCCGGCCGGCGCAAGTCACGCTGGCTGGCAGCTTCCACAACGGTGGCCCTGGCCGCCTCCTTGCTGGGGCTCACCGCCCCGGCCGCCAACGCTGTTGGCGAAACTGTCGTGACGCTGACGTTCGACGACGCCAACGCCGACCAGATTGCGGCCGCGGCCAAGATCAATGCGCTGGGGATGCCCGGCACGTTCTTCCTGCCGTCGGGCTACATGAACCGGCCGAACTATATGACCGCCGCGCAGGCCAAGGCCCTGCAGGATGCAGGTAACGAGATCGGCGGCCACAGCGTGACCCACGCTGACCTGGCTGCGGTGGGACCCGATGAGCTGAAGCGGCAGGTCTGCTCCGACCGGGTGACGCTGGCAGGCTACGGACTGGACATCCAGAACTTCGCATATCCCTTCGCGTCGGCCAATGATGCCGCCAAGGCGGCCGTTGCAGCGTGCGGATACAACAGCGCACGCGGTCTGGGCGACATCCGGAGCAAGGTGGCGGGATCCGAGACCTTTCCGTTTGCCGAGAGCCTGACCCCGGGAGATCTTTACTATACCGGCGCGCCGGACCAGCTCGATGAGACCTGGACGTTGGCAGACCTCAAAACCCTGGTCACCCAGGCGAAGGCAAACGGGGGCGGCTGGGTCCAGCTGACCTTCCACCACGTGGGCACCGGCATCGACCCCGTCTCGGGTGTGAAGGATCCCCTGACCATCAGCACGGACGTCTTCAACCAGTTTGCCGACTGGCTGGCAGGTGAGGAAACCTCAACGGCAAACACTGCCACTCCGGTGCAGGTCAAGACCGTCAAGGAAGTCATTGGCGGAACCACCAAGCCGCTGGTGGCGGGCCCGCCGGCTCCGGCACCCCGGACCACCGGCAACCTCATCAAGAATCCAAGCCTTGAGACCCCCGGACTCAACGGGTCGCTGCTTCCGCGTTGCTGGCAGGGTGGCGGTTACGGAACCAACACCCGCACGTTCTCCAACGTTTCACCCGGCCACGGCGGCACAGCCACGGCTGCACAGCAGCTTGTGGTCTCGGGGTACGCCACCGGAGACGGTAAGCTGCTGCCTCAGCTGGACACAGGGGAGTGCGCTCCCAGCGCGATTCCCGGACACACCTACGTGGCCAAGGCCTGGTACAAGGCAGTGGGCGGTGTGACGCAATTCGACGCCCACTACCGCACGTCCCAGGGTGCCTGGGTCTATTGGACTTCGAGTCCCTGGTTTGCCGCGTCCGACACGTGGGTCCAGGCCTCGTGGGAGAGTCCGGCTGTTCCAGCGGATGCCACGGCCATCAGCATCGGTCTGAATCTCTTTGCCAACGGCACCCTGACCACCGATGACTATGAGCTGTATGACAAAGCAGGCGTCAAGACGTTCACGGACATTCCTTCGACGTTCCTCTTCTACAACGAGATCAGCTGGATGGCGAACAACCTGATCACCACGGGTTACGCCGATGGAACATTCAAGCCGGGGCAGACCTTGGACCGCGGAATGATGGCGGCTTTCCTTTACCGCTTTGCGGGAAGCCCGGCCATACCGGCCGGTCCGCAAAGGTTCCCGGATGTTCCAACTACCCATGATTTCTACAATGAGATCCAGTGGCTTGCCTCGCAGAACATCACCAGGGGGTTTGCCGACGGCGGGTACCATCCCTACGAGCAAGTCAACCGTGACCAGATGGCGGCGTTCATGTACCGAATGAACGGCAGCCCGGCGGTCCCGGCAACGGCCCCTGTGTTCCCCGACGTCGGACCCGGTAACGGCTTCTACAACGAGGTGCGATGGCTGGCTGCCATGGGAATTACCTTCGGCTTTGCCGACGGAACCTTCAGGCCCGGCGCATCCATAAACCGCGACCAGGTGGCGGCCTTTATCTACCGCTATAACCTGAACTTCCCCAAGGGCATGTAA